DNA from Musa acuminata AAA Group cultivar baxijiao chromosome BXJ1-5, Cavendish_Baxijiao_AAA, whole genome shotgun sequence:
GAGTTGCAGGAGACACTTCTCACAGAAGAAGACGAGTTTTTGATACTGGGCTGTGACGGCCTTTGGGATGTCATGAGCAGTCAGTGTGCAGTGACGATAGCGAGGAAGGAGCTCATGGCTCACAATGATCCGGAGAGGTGCTCGAGGGAACTCGTGCAAGAAGCACTGAAGCGAAACACTTGCGACAATCTAACTGTGGTGGTCGTCTGCTTTTCTCCACATCCACCTCCTCGCATTGAGATCCCGAGACCTCGAGTTCGGAGGAGTATCTCTATGGAAGGTTTGCATCTCCTACAGGGAGCCCTGGACAGCAATATGTAATGTTAAAGCTTTTAATCCTCCATTTATCTATTCTTCTGCCTGTAAAGGATGGACATCGAAATCATGTCCACTTGTGTATTTTCAGTGAGGTTGTAGGTAAATTTTGTAGACTACTTTGATGTGTTCTGATGAAGAACATTTGATGAATCTGGAAATTAATCAAGCATCTGTTCTGAACCACAGCTTCAAACCTAATTCCTTCATCGGACCATCCGAAACCACGTGTTCCATAGTATGGTTCTTGCTCAGACCAGCTGGTTGCATTCAGGAGCTTTATTAGACTTGAGGTGCAAACTATATCACATTGGGAAATATTTGTGTTGGAAGAATTTGTGCATTGAGGGTATACGTAGTATCATTACTGTAGATTAAATGATCCGTGCCTCCTACGTATAGAAATCTGTGAGAAGTGGTCTTTCCTACGTATAGAAATCTGTGAGAAGTGGTCTTTCCTGAAACCTTCAGGAAGAAGACCTCCAAATTATGTCAATTGTACAAGCTTTTGATTGTTGATGCATTTGTGGAATTCTCAGAATACATTTCCTGTGGCAGATAGCTCAGACTTTTTGGGACAATATATGACAAATTCTTGATGTAATTGTCTGGCATAATGCTCCGTTGCTTGCTATTTAGAAAAGAATAGTAAACTCAGAATCTTATTAACAACGAGAAATCCTGTCATCTGACAtaaaaaaaattgtatgtttCTGCAAATAAACAGCAACACTACAGCACAAGACTCAGAGCAACGACACCTGAAGAATGATGTATCTTAAGCATATCTAAGTTCCTATCGTCTCTTTCAATTTCTTTCAAGCCTAACCTGCTGCTTTCCTGACAGTCTTATGATTCCAAAAGTTCGCACTGCTGGGGTATTCATGTATCAAAAGAACAGGGAAATGAACAGTACCAAGAATTTTAGAGGTGATGATTCTTTTCCTTGTCACTGCCAAGGCCTGGTGGTAACCTGTAAACAGATAATAAACAGGAGCAATTTGATGAGAGATGATAAACATGTTTTAAGAAGCATCTCAAAGGAAGAATAAGTAGTCCACGAATAGAAATATCAAAAAAGTTAATGCCAGGGTCAACAATTTGGTATGTGCAGCTTCGTAAGGTCAATCTATGAATGAATGCTTCTATGAAAGAACTATTGATGCATCCTCTATGCAAAATGAAGAAAGAGATGAGGGAAAAAGAAAAACGATTTCATTCAGAATGCAAAGAGGCCTAGAATTTTCAATGATCAAATTGAGGATTTATAATAAACCTGCAACTTTGAGGTACACTCCATGAGTAATGGCTCAATATCTTTATGTCAGGTGGCAGAGACATAAATTTCTTCCAGTCATCAAGCATAGCTCTTAGGTCACTGATCTTTCTTTGCAGGCCGATACAACAGTTTGCATGCATTGTGCAGACCTTGTTGAGATCCCTGCTTGGCTCACAAAACCCACCAAAATGCTTGGTGTTCAGGAATCTTATTCTCACACCTATCTCCCTAACATGTTGGTGATGCTTGATGATGTTAAGCACATTCTGCTCATGGACTCCAGGATATCTGGCACGCGATGAGTACCAGTATTTGTAGAATTCGATGCTTCGGTTGTTAGACTTCACATAGTTGAATCCATTGTTCGGCCAGTTCTTTAAATCAGTAGGATCACCCAAGAAGTTATCACAGGATATCTGGAAATCTCCGTCTGGGTAGAAGAAGGGCAATGGATTCCGGAACCACATTATGTCCACATCCTGCAGCAAAACCAACAACAGACGAATTAGGATGATTCTGTTGTGATGCCATAAGCAATAAATTTCAAGAATTGTCCACATGCACACAACTATTGACAAAATCAAAGACACTAGTAGATGAATGAGATATCTTGATTTTTCATGCTCTTCCTAGAGACCAAACGAAGAACCGACCCCCTACCAGAAAGGAAGAAATCCATGGTAAATGCAATGTGACAAACTTTGGTATTCACCATCAGTGCAATAACCAGTCTTGCATATTTTTCCAGTCCTTGGAAGGCAACATGCAGAGGAGCTGCCGCATTATCTTGCCAAGGAAACATTTTAAACCACTATAGATAATTGCAAAAGTTAATCACTATTAATacataaatcatatttgattcAGAGACATGAAGTACTAATAAGTATTGATTGCTAAGGTGTAAAATCTTGCAAATTTGCAATCGCATCATATTGATGTCTCACAGGAAACTCTGTAGCTGTCATCACACATCATAGAATATACGATCTGATGAAACAGACTGGCATTTATGATCCCCAAGCATACCTATATTCACTTCTTTACAAGAATTTACTCTGATCTGCCGTAGATCACAGGATCAAAAGTCCGATCTTTATCTAGTAAGAGCCATAAACTATTGGCACGTTGATGGATGCTTTTCCATAGGACTTTGAGAATCTCTTATGGCTCATGACAACTTTTGATGTGCTATGTGGGTCATTCATTAGATCTTTGACGCTCGAGCTATTGAAGCACGAATGGTGGATCCCTGAAGTATGATTCATGACTTTCTCTACCAAATAAAAGCATAGAGTGGCATAGGTTTGCTACACTGAATGAATCGCAGACGTGTACTTTCCTTGTGAAGAAATGCATATATGGTGTTCATGTGGGACTCGGCGATCCGTTCATAGATTACAGTTTGAGTGCTTTAGGTATCAACTTCAATGCCAAATCAGTAATATGTCGAGTATTCTCGACGTGGAAATTAGAATCTTCTATAGACAGAATCAATGTCCGAGGTGTATCTAACCATTGTAATTGTGAATCTGTGCCTTGGTTATTTAGATACGCTTCAAACGTGACATGGGAACACTTACACCCCCGTCTACCTGCTTGGTGAGAAGAGAAATCAGATAGGATCCACGTAGGACCCACCTGAACTAACAGCCGTAGCCAGTTAAAATAAGCTATTTGCGTGGGTGAACTTAAAAAAGCggaattttgttttccttttcccaCGAAATTGCTGCTTCAGAGCGGCGACAACAGAGTCCATGGATTGAAGCATGGTTGCTGTGGAAGAGATTGAACTCACCGAGAAGATGAAGTCGTAACCTTTCTCGAGAACCACGCGCAGAAAATCCAGCCTCGCCCACATCATGTCCAAGTATTCCGGAGTGTTGAAGACCTTCTCGCCGGAGAAATCCACCCCCTCGGTCTTGAGGTCGAAGCAGTGGTCGTGTACGGCGAGGCATCGCTCGTACGCCTTGTCGTCCACGGCGACGATCACCAGGTGGTTGAGGAGCTCGCTCGTTCCGTTGCCGACGCGGAAACTCTCGAGGAAGAGATCCAGCACTGAACCGGGCGTAGACCAGAATGCATTCAAGGAGGTCAATATTACCGTGTTGTCTCTGGTGGCCGCTGCTCTCAGAACCCTCTCCAGCCGGACATCTTGGCTTTCCTGCAGCAGCAACAGCGCCATTCCATCAGATCAGGACTCGGATCAATGTGCTTGCCTAGTGAACATACTGTACCGGTCCATTCTGCACAGGACGAGGAGAGGAGCTTGGCAACGGGTCGGAAGCGACGGCGGAGTCGACCGGCCGCTGCACGGCAACTGGGGGGCTGAGCTCCACGCGGAGGGACGCCGGGGGAAAAAGGACGGCCGGCGTGGTGGTGGTGCGGTAGAGCAAGGTGAAGGAGAGGGCGATGACCATGAGGAAGAGGAGCGGGGAGATCCACCTGCGGGTGGACGAGTCCGCCGCCTTGGCGCCGAAGACGGAGACCGCGGGGGAGGCCTTCATGGCAAGGGAAGAAGACCAGATCTGAGAAGTTGGCGACGGTTCTCCTCTCGGGGTTTCGACCGCACAGGGGGGAGGAGCAGGAGGAC
Protein-coding regions in this window:
- the LOC135673572 gene encoding uncharacterized protein At4g15970-like → MESSPFHGDLDRPPAPPPCAVETPRGEPSPTSQIWSSSLAMKASPAVSVFGAKAADSSTRRWISPLLFLMVIALSFTLLYRTTTTPAVLFPPASLRVELSPPVAVQRPVDSAVASDPLPSSSPRPVQNGPESQDVRLERVLRAAATRDNTVILTSLNAFWSTPGSVLDLFLESFRVGNGTSELLNHLVIVAVDDKAYERCLAVHDHCFDLKTEGVDFSGEKVFNTPEYLDMMWARLDFLRVVLEKGYDFIFSDVDIMWFRNPLPFFYPDGDFQISCDNFLGDPTDLKNWPNNGFNYVKSNNRSIEFYKYWYSSRARYPGVHEQNVLNIIKHHQHVREIGVRIRFLNTKHFGGFCEPSRDLNKVCTMHANCCIGLQRKISDLRAMLDDWKKFMSLPPDIKILSHYSWSVPQSCRLPPGLGSDKEKNHHL